From Wolbachia endosymbiont (group A) of Longitarsus flavicornis, the proteins below share one genomic window:
- a CDS encoding AAA family ATPase, with protein MNIDSKSLNDKTELLLNIRSCLFYLLPRGTFRGDKFYVGDVHGNKGKSLVVELSGSRAGLWNDFATGEGGDIIDLWAAVHRKNARTEFPEVIASISEWLGNNKKYIEKQYVDEDFEKFITHSWNYYDENGQVIVKVYRSDPPGKKKVYKPFDVKQSKFAAPEIRPLYNIPEILKSDKVILVEGEKCAEALIEQGIVATTTMSGANADVDKTDWSPLKGKHIIIWPDNDEAGNKYAKNAEKKLLEIGVESLVILNIPQNKTKGWDAADCVLEGIRASEFIERRLKKNDKLNILDWNLSRYLGEVPTQKFLVEGLFPLGVTSIVAAMGDTGKGMLLLDLALKVASDTDQICGFGSLVKEHGSVVIFSAEDDADEIHRRLERLDPEGNRAKYQDRVFIVPMPNTGGPFSIIKTNTRGKCPETSEKFEGISEQLNAIENLKLIIFDPLVSFVHADINSDPELGWYSTGLLASLATETGATVIAAHHMRKPKCGSITTVEQARDAIRGTTALVDGVRCSFALWPAPVEHQNSVCNTLKLERTHSKIYQGAVVKSNGAADRSVRTYSRSSTGLLEDISEQINAIKSSDEELKNILIHYIKLSAHEGHPFTHTGGPGVFKQRHKLPPMFHNASRHKLERLVQSLLNENKIVKGMAADSKEDKWLDVPTGPFARGEGKFKLGAGKFKVANSL; from the coding sequence ATGAATATCGATTCTAAATCTTTAAATGATAAAACAGAACTATTGCTTAACATAAGATCTTGCCTTTTCTACCTTTTGCCAAGAGGAACTTTTCGTGGTGATAAGTTTTACGTAGGTGATGTGCATGGTAACAAAGGAAAAAGTCTGGTAGTAGAATTAAGTGGCAGTAGAGCTGGGTTATGGAATGATTTTGCAACTGGAGAAGGTGGTGACATTATCGACCTTTGGGCAGCTGTGCATAGAAAGAATGCAAGGACAGAGTTTCCTGAGGTAATAGCTTCAATAAGTGAATGGCTCGGAAATAATAAAAAATACATCGAGAAACAATATGTTGATGAAGACTTCGAGAAATTTATTACCCACAGTTGGAATTATTATGATGAAAATGGCCAGGTAATTGTAAAAGTTTACCGTTCTGATCCTCCAGGAAAGAAAAAAGTATACAAGCCTTTTGATGTCAAACAATCTAAGTTTGCAGCACCAGAGATAAGGCCACTCTACAACATTCCAGAAATCTTAAAGTCTGATAAAGTTATTCTGGTTGAAGGAGAAAAATGTGCAGAAGCGCTGATAGAACAAGGAATTGTAGCTACAACAACAATGTCTGGAGCAAACGCAGATGTTGATAAAACAGACTGGTCGCCCCTAAAGGGTAAACATATTATTATATGGCCAGATAATGATGAAGCAGGTAATAAATACGCAAAAAATGCTGAAAAAAAGCTTTTAGAGATCGGAGTTGAATCACTTGTTATTCTTAATATTCCACAAAATAAAACAAAAGGCTGGGATGCTGCTGATTGTGTGTTAGAAGGAATAAGAGCTTCTGAGTTTATTGAAAGGAGGTTAAAGAAAAATGATAAACTCAATATTTTAGATTGGAATCTCAGCCGTTATTTAGGTGAAGTACCAACACAAAAGTTCCTAGTTGAAGGGTTATTTCCTTTAGGCGTTACTTCAATAGTAGCTGCTATGGGAGATACAGGCAAAGGAATGCTACTACTTGATTTAGCCCTCAAAGTTGCAAGTGATACAGATCAGATCTGTGGTTTTGGTTCGCTTGTAAAAGAGCACGGATCAGTGGTAATTTTTTCAGCAGAAGATGATGCAGATGAGATACATCGTCGCTTAGAACGTCTTGATCCTGAAGGTAATAGAGCAAAGTACCAGGATCGTGTATTTATTGTACCTATGCCAAACACAGGAGGACCATTTTCTATAATAAAAACCAATACGCGTGGTAAATGTCCTGAAACTTCAGAAAAATTTGAAGGTATTAGCGAACAATTAAATGCAATTGAAAATTTAAAACTGATTATTTTTGATCCATTAGTATCGTTTGTTCATGCTGATATAAATTCAGATCCAGAACTTGGGTGGTATTCAACAGGATTGCTTGCAAGTTTGGCAACTGAAACAGGAGCGACTGTAATTGCTGCACATCATATGAGAAAACCTAAATGTGGATCAATTACAACCGTAGAACAAGCAAGAGATGCAATAAGAGGTACAACTGCACTTGTTGATGGAGTTAGATGCTCTTTTGCATTATGGCCTGCACCAGTAGAGCATCAAAATTCAGTGTGTAATACACTAAAGCTTGAAAGAACTCATAGTAAAATTTATCAGGGAGCAGTGGTTAAGTCCAATGGGGCAGCAGACAGAAGTGTAAGAACTTATTCGCGTTCATCAACAGGCTTGCTAGAAGATATATCTGAACAAATTAATGCTATTAAGTCCTCTGATGAAGAGTTAAAAAATATACTTATTCACTACATTAAACTTTCAGCCCACGAAGGCCATCCATTTACGCATACAGGTGGTCCTGGAGTTTTCAAGCAACGGCATAAATTACCACCCATGTTTCATAATGCTAGCAGACATAAACTTGAACGTTTAGTACAGAGTTTGCTAAATGAAAATAAGATAGTAAAAGGTATGGCTGCAGATTCAAAAGAAGATAAGTGGCTTGATGTTCCAACTGGTCCTTTTGCAAGAGGTGAAGGTAAATTTAAGCTGGGTGCAGGGAAATTCAAAGTTGCTAATAGTCTTTAA
- a CDS encoding RNA polymerase sigma factor — MKSKNSYSGIDPIIVKYVRHYAKCIKNLKCFVHESLEDIEQELFCMIWPTIEKYDESRSSFSTFVCQLVKCRAINFINKQLCKKRGGREGIFYVDPDDLHEVVDDRCHFITEITTRIDMNDVISTLPQEWQVLCRQLEFFSVPEIAEINGIPRTTVYNTLQRIRRHIKIFFSKSNNK; from the coding sequence ATGAAATCAAAGAATTCTTACTCGGGGATTGATCCCATAATTGTTAAGTACGTCAGACATTACGCAAAATGCATAAAGAATTTAAAGTGTTTTGTTCATGAAAGTCTTGAAGATATTGAGCAAGAACTTTTCTGTATGATTTGGCCTACTATTGAGAAATATGACGAAAGTAGAAGCTCTTTTTCTACCTTTGTATGTCAACTTGTTAAGTGTCGAGCTATTAATTTTATCAATAAGCAACTCTGCAAAAAACGCGGTGGCAGAGAAGGTATATTCTATGTTGATCCTGATGATCTACATGAAGTAGTTGATGATAGATGTCATTTTATCACTGAAATCACAACTCGTATTGATATGAACGATGTTATCTCAACACTACCCCAAGAATGGCAAGTACTATGCAGACAACTGGAATTTTTCAGCGTTCCAGAAATAGCTGAAATAAATGGAATACCACGCACAACAGTTTATAACACTTTGCAACGAATAAGACGGCACATAAAAATTTTTTTTAGCAAATCAAACAACAAGTAA
- a CDS encoding ATP-binding protein has protein sequence MTLKIINSKERTKMVTGVKIVIFGPYGIGKTSLLKTINEPTLCLDFEAGLLAVQDWKGDSIEMRTWNEARDIACLIGGPNPALKSDQAYSQRHHEHVSGKYKDLLSEVSKYRCIFVDSITVASRLCLLWAKMQPEAFSERSGKQDMRAAYGMLAQEMMAWLNQFQHIRDKDIIIVGTLGQYLDDCNRSTWLPQCEGAKTASEIPGIVDEVISMVGIKKDDGTEVRSFVCQTINSWGYPAKDRSGCLNMVEEPHLGKLLAKIKAKTLASVA, from the coding sequence ATGACTTTAAAAATAATAAACAGCAAAGAAAGGACAAAAATGGTCACAGGTGTAAAGATAGTAATCTTTGGTCCTTATGGTATAGGTAAAACTAGTCTCTTAAAGACCATAAATGAACCAACACTTTGTCTTGATTTTGAAGCAGGACTTCTTGCCGTTCAAGACTGGAAAGGAGATTCAATCGAGATGCGCACTTGGAATGAGGCCAGAGATATTGCTTGTCTTATTGGTGGGCCAAACCCTGCACTAAAATCTGATCAAGCATACAGCCAAAGACACCATGAACATGTATCTGGCAAGTATAAAGATCTTCTTTCTGAAGTTTCTAAATACCGATGCATCTTTGTAGATAGTATAACTGTTGCTTCACGTTTATGTCTATTATGGGCAAAAATGCAACCGGAAGCTTTTTCTGAGAGAAGTGGAAAGCAAGACATGAGAGCTGCTTACGGAATGCTTGCTCAAGAAATGATGGCTTGGCTCAATCAATTTCAACATATTCGAGATAAAGACATCATCATAGTTGGCACATTAGGTCAATATCTTGATGACTGCAATCGTTCAACATGGCTGCCTCAATGTGAAGGAGCTAAAACTGCTAGTGAAATTCCTGGGATAGTTGATGAAGTAATTAGCATGGTTGGAATCAAGAAAGATGATGGCACAGAGGTTCGCTCATTTGTCTGTCAGACTATTAACTCTTGGGGATATCCAGCTAAAGATCGTAGTGGCTGCCTGAATATGGTTGAAGAACCTCATTTGGGTAAATTACTTGCGAAAATTAAAGCCAAAACCTTGGCTTCTGTTGCCTAA
- a CDS encoding crossover junction endodeoxyribonuclease RuvC codes for MSILTLDLGKQTGWAILTDGVIESGSKSFHGSRFSGGGMCFLNFRNWLNSLKDISAVYFEEVRRHLGTDAAHCYGGFLAVLSAWCEENNIPYQGVNVKTIKRFIAGKGNASKSEVIEAIREKSFLPRDDNEADALALMFYISKDINKMKNP; via the coding sequence ATGTCAATCCTAACACTGGACCTCGGTAAACAGACAGGCTGGGCAATTCTAACAGATGGAGTAATTGAAAGTGGGAGCAAAAGTTTTCATGGTAGCCGTTTTAGCGGAGGTGGCATGTGCTTCTTGAATTTTCGTAATTGGCTTAATTCTTTGAAGGACATTTCTGCAGTGTATTTTGAGGAAGTAAGAAGACACTTAGGAACTGATGCCGCTCATTGCTACGGTGGTTTTCTTGCCGTTCTATCTGCTTGGTGTGAAGAGAACAATATTCCCTACCAAGGTGTTAATGTTAAAACTATCAAACGCTTTATAGCAGGCAAAGGCAATGCAAGTAAGAGTGAAGTTATTGAAGCGATACGTGAAAAAAGTTTTTTACCTAGAGATGATAATGAGGCCGATGCTTTGGCATTAATGTTCTATATTAGTAAAGATATTAATAAGATGAAAAATCCATAA
- a CDS encoding DNA modification methylase, translating to MNLAIHYYPTQNLVEYERNPRKNDDVVNRMCASIREFGFRIPIVAKSDGTVVDGHLRLKAARKLGMESIPVVLSDNLNEPQTKAFRLLANQSANWAKWDDDLLKVEIQELEDLQFDLKMTGFELEKVQRFLDDLDGEEEDLSDLVVDDKKVEITKPADLWILGDHRIYCGDSSLVESYKAVLDNKMADITVCDPPYNVDYGSSQEREEKKILNDNQGEKYELFLYDICSHILAYTKGAIYICASSSEFSTLQKAFEEAGGKWSTFIIWAKNHFTLGRSDYQRQYEAMLYGWKSGNKREWHGGRNQSDLWFYDKPTHNTLHPTMKPVELMERAIVNSSRPGDIVLDPFSGSGSTLIACERTGRICRTIELDSKFVDVTIKRWQIYTGRDAILAGTGKTFAEIQGEKQ from the coding sequence ATGAATTTAGCAATCCACTATTATCCTACTCAAAATCTGGTCGAATATGAGCGTAATCCACGTAAAAATGATGACGTAGTAAATAGAATGTGTGCTTCAATCAGGGAATTCGGCTTTCGTATTCCAATAGTTGCAAAAAGCGATGGAACTGTGGTTGATGGTCATTTAAGACTTAAAGCAGCAAGAAAACTTGGTATGGAAAGTATTCCAGTAGTCCTCAGTGATAATTTAAATGAACCACAAACTAAAGCTTTTCGACTGCTTGCCAATCAATCAGCTAATTGGGCAAAGTGGGACGATGATCTTTTGAAGGTGGAAATTCAAGAGCTAGAAGATTTGCAGTTTGACTTAAAAATGACAGGATTTGAATTGGAAAAAGTTCAACGGTTTCTTGATGATTTAGATGGTGAAGAAGAAGATCTTTCTGACTTAGTTGTTGATGACAAAAAAGTAGAAATAACAAAACCAGCTGATCTATGGATTTTAGGTGATCATCGAATCTATTGTGGTGATAGCTCTTTAGTTGAATCATATAAAGCGGTATTAGATAATAAAATGGCAGATATTACCGTATGTGATCCTCCATATAACGTTGATTACGGTAGCAGTCAGGAAAGAGAAGAGAAAAAAATATTAAACGATAATCAAGGTGAAAAGTACGAACTTTTTCTCTACGACATCTGTTCCCATATTTTAGCATATACGAAAGGTGCAATTTACATCTGTGCATCATCATCAGAGTTTTCAACGTTGCAAAAAGCATTTGAGGAAGCGGGAGGAAAATGGTCAACTTTTATCATTTGGGCGAAGAATCACTTTACGCTAGGAAGATCAGATTATCAAAGACAATACGAAGCAATGCTCTATGGATGGAAAAGCGGCAATAAACGTGAGTGGCATGGAGGTAGAAATCAAAGTGATCTGTGGTTTTATGATAAGCCAACGCACAATACACTACATCCAACGATGAAGCCAGTAGAGCTAATGGAGAGAGCAATAGTAAACAGCAGCAGACCAGGAGACATAGTACTTGATCCATTTAGCGGTTCTGGAAGTACACTGATTGCATGTGAGAGAACAGGAAGAATTTGCAGAACAATAGAGCTAGATTCAAAATTTGTAGATGTAACCATAAAACGTTGGCAAATATATACCGGAAGAGATGCCATTTTAGCCGGTACTGGTAAAACTTTTGCAGAAATTCAAGGAGAAAAACAGTAG
- a CDS encoding AAA family ATPase: protein MDFWSITENFLWKDSEDVLGIRSLLLHNIKACISHLFPNGRFYKKKFCIADLQKDQIVVDMKAGNWSSLVTGKSGDIISLWAFVTGKTKLFDVIGLISKWLNAERFIYRDENGKDIIYVYLYNDNSCYAWNTKTRSSNSKPLFNIPEIIKSDRVVIVKGEKCAEKLTNHGITATTVMFDSIDQTDFSPLNGKQIIIWPDNNEVGKQYAEKIANKLSNLKCSILNIPEGKKSGWSALDAIAEEIDINRLLISANPVVKENISAFSVKQYLNDKSPIPKDIISPRILIPGGLLVFGGTPKVGKTDFLISWLANMSAGVPFFDMVPVKPLKIFYLQTDVGYHYMRERLQQLKIDSKLLNLVVNNFAITSDTNLLLDESKVYNTVKQFFNPAEVDVIVIDSLRNVFNYRNENDNNVMYSFLQEKVEKLRSTINPSAGVILTHNVNKKLPKENPFQSLSGASSLRNVYTSGMLMLKPIEEENIRQLMFESKNGQSLPTKFISKVNGSWYSQVCGI from the coding sequence ATGGATTTTTGGAGTATTACAGAAAACTTTTTGTGGAAAGATTCTGAAGATGTTTTAGGAATTAGATCACTGCTACTTCATAATATTAAAGCATGCATTTCTCATCTTTTTCCTAATGGAAGATTCTATAAAAAGAAGTTTTGTATTGCTGATCTACAAAAGGACCAAATCGTAGTCGACATGAAGGCAGGAAATTGGTCTAGCCTAGTTACCGGTAAAAGTGGAGATATCATCAGTCTTTGGGCATTTGTTACTGGTAAAACTAAACTTTTTGACGTTATTGGCTTAATATCAAAATGGCTCAATGCTGAAAGATTCATTTACCGTGATGAAAACGGCAAAGACATTATTTATGTCTATCTTTATAATGATAACAGTTGTTATGCTTGGAATACTAAAACGCGCAGTAGTAATTCAAAGCCACTTTTCAACATTCCTGAAATCATAAAATCAGACAGAGTAGTTATAGTAAAAGGCGAAAAATGTGCTGAAAAATTAACAAATCATGGTATCACAGCAACAACAGTAATGTTTGACTCAATTGATCAGACAGACTTTTCACCTCTTAATGGAAAGCAGATCATCATTTGGCCAGACAATAATGAAGTAGGTAAGCAGTATGCTGAAAAAATAGCTAATAAGCTGAGTAACCTAAAGTGCTCTATTCTCAACATTCCAGAAGGTAAAAAGAGTGGATGGAGTGCTCTTGATGCTATTGCAGAAGAAATAGATATAAACCGGCTGTTAATATCAGCCAATCCAGTAGTTAAAGAAAACATCTCAGCTTTTTCTGTAAAGCAGTATTTAAACGATAAGTCACCAATACCAAAAGATATAATTTCCCCAAGAATCTTAATACCAGGTGGATTATTAGTATTTGGTGGTACTCCTAAAGTGGGAAAAACTGATTTTTTGATTTCTTGGCTCGCTAATATGTCAGCAGGTGTTCCATTTTTTGATATGGTACCAGTAAAACCTCTAAAAATCTTTTATCTACAAACTGATGTTGGCTATCACTATATGCGTGAGAGACTACAACAACTTAAGATTGACAGCAAACTTTTGAACTTAGTTGTCAATAACTTTGCTATTACATCTGATACTAATTTACTACTTGACGAGAGTAAAGTTTATAATACCGTGAAACAATTTTTCAACCCAGCAGAGGTAGATGTTATCGTTATTGACTCTTTACGCAATGTCTTTAACTATAGAAATGAAAATGACAACAATGTTATGTATTCCTTTTTGCAGGAAAAAGTCGAAAAGTTACGTTCTACAATTAATCCAAGTGCAGGAGTTATCTTAACTCACAATGTTAATAAAAAGCTTCCTAAGGAAAATCCTTTTCAAAGTTTAAGTGGTGCAAGCAGTTTAAGAAATGTTTATACTTCTGGTATGCTCATGTTAAAACCAATCGAAGAGGAAAATATTCGCCAGTTAATGTTTGAGTCAAAAAATGGTCAGTCCTTGCCAACAAAGTTTATCAGTAAGGTTAATGGCAGTTGGTATTCACAAGTTTGCGGTATTTAG
- a CDS encoding DUF4815 domain-containing protein, with amino-acid sequence MTLNAYYNRFNPDKEYEKSLFLAGRGLQSAELNETQEYALSKLKGIGDAIFRDGDVITGSNCIIDRETGKVTLESGKIYLRGAVRKVEKEEFTIPLSTIVRIGVYYVESTITELEDENLRDPAIGTRNYQEVGAARLKVSTIWGYQVESVTVNSTNGEFYPIYNIENGVLIEHSPPPQANIVTTALARYDKEANGSYVVNGLEVMFLQKEEGEGGKKIFVINEGKAHVDGYEIELPHSIRVSFDEDPDIKSVESEPHTFQPNSQRVMELKVNDFPISEIKKVDITVQKTITITHGSYSGAIDPIPDSAVLEIIQIKQGNVIYENSIDYKLNAGNVDWSLPGKEPAPGSSYQITYRCRTHVSPEDISEEGCKVRGAVDNSLVLVDYTWKMPRYDLITIDSKGVVRRIKGIAHPWRPSMPKAPSGQLLLCYIHQTWKNGEKEGVKIVNNAIHAVPMNELEAMKKGINDLYALVAEERLRNDANSREPTTKKGVFVDSFFDDDMRDQGISQSAAIVNRELVLPIDVEVADIEKGGERYLLPYKLEPVLEQLLQTKGEKINPYQAFDPVPAQITLNKNIDHWTEVTTNWKSPVTRVFNVKETTELLSSTSYETEFMREATQNFEIEGFATGEKLKKLKFDGIFIQPQA; translated from the coding sequence ATGACTTTAAACGCCTATTATAACCGCTTTAATCCTGATAAAGAATACGAAAAAAGCTTGTTTCTTGCAGGAAGAGGTCTACAGTCTGCAGAATTAAACGAGACTCAGGAGTATGCTCTCTCTAAGCTTAAAGGCATAGGCGATGCAATATTTCGTGATGGTGATGTTATAACAGGAAGCAATTGTATTATAGATAGAGAAACTGGTAAAGTTACGCTTGAATCAGGAAAAATCTATCTTCGTGGAGCAGTTAGAAAAGTCGAAAAAGAAGAATTTACTATTCCACTGAGTACTATAGTTCGCATAGGTGTTTATTATGTAGAATCTACCATTACAGAACTTGAGGATGAAAACCTTCGTGATCCTGCAATTGGTACAAGAAATTATCAGGAAGTAGGAGCAGCAAGGCTTAAAGTTTCCACCATTTGGGGATACCAAGTAGAAAGTGTTACTGTTAACTCTACAAATGGCGAATTTTACCCAATTTACAATATTGAAAATGGAGTATTAATAGAACATTCACCTCCACCACAAGCAAATATAGTAACTACCGCTCTTGCTCGTTATGACAAAGAGGCAAATGGTTCCTACGTCGTAAATGGTCTTGAAGTAATGTTCCTGCAAAAGGAAGAGGGAGAAGGAGGAAAAAAAATATTTGTGATTAATGAGGGCAAAGCTCATGTTGATGGCTATGAGATTGAACTTCCTCACAGTATTCGTGTTTCTTTTGATGAAGATCCGGATATAAAATCAGTTGAATCAGAGCCACATACTTTTCAGCCAAATAGCCAAAGAGTAATGGAACTGAAGGTTAATGATTTTCCAATAAGTGAAATCAAAAAAGTAGATATAACTGTTCAAAAAACTATTACCATTACTCACGGTTCATATTCAGGAGCCATTGATCCGATACCTGACTCTGCAGTACTTGAAATTATTCAAATTAAACAAGGCAATGTTATTTATGAAAATAGTATAGATTACAAATTAAACGCAGGAAACGTCGATTGGTCATTACCTGGTAAAGAGCCAGCTCCTGGAAGTAGTTATCAAATAACTTACCGCTGTCGTACTCATGTAAGCCCTGAAGATATAAGTGAAGAGGGATGTAAAGTAAGAGGTGCCGTTGATAACAGCTTGGTTCTGGTTGATTACACCTGGAAAATGCCCCGCTATGATTTAATTACTATCGATAGCAAAGGAGTAGTAAGGAGAATAAAAGGTATAGCTCACCCTTGGCGACCATCAATGCCTAAAGCACCTAGCGGACAACTTTTGCTCTGCTACATTCATCAGACGTGGAAAAACGGAGAAAAAGAAGGGGTAAAAATAGTGAATAATGCTATTCATGCTGTACCGATGAATGAGCTTGAAGCAATGAAAAAAGGAATAAATGATCTTTATGCGCTGGTTGCAGAGGAACGTCTACGCAATGATGCAAATTCAAGAGAACCTACCACCAAAAAAGGAGTATTTGTTGATTCATTCTTTGATGATGATATGCGTGATCAAGGAATTTCGCAGTCTGCAGCAATAGTAAATAGAGAGCTAGTTCTGCCAATAGATGTAGAAGTTGCAGATATTGAAAAAGGTGGGGAAAGATATCTTTTGCCTTATAAACTTGAACCGGTACTGGAGCAGCTTTTACAGACCAAAGGAGAAAAGATCAATCCATATCAAGCTTTTGATCCAGTCCCGGCGCAAATTACTCTAAATAAAAACATTGACCACTGGACAGAGGTTACCACGAATTGGAAAAGTCCAGTAACAAGAGTATTTAATGTTAAAGAAACGACAGAGCTGCTGTCAAGTACTTCATACGAAACTGAATTTATGAGAGAAGCAACTCAAAATTTTGAGATTGAAGGTTTTGCAACTGGTGAAAAGCTTAAGAAATTAAAGTTTGATGGAATTTTTATTCAACCTCAAGCATAG
- a CDS encoding virulence RhuM family protein, whose translation MNRNHNEILFYETDDGKVCIEVRFENENLWLTQKHMAELFGCSTDNISLHLKNIYLCKELDKNSTTEESSIVQKEGEREVKRDVVFYNLEAVISVGYRVNSERGAAFRTWATDKLKKYIFKGFVIDSNRFKNGSRFDTRFFDELLEEIREIRASERMAYQKITDIYATSVDYASCSTETKNFFAIVQNKLHFAITGNTAAEIIANRVDRSKPNMGLTNWRKGPKGKIFLSDTQVAKNYLDKNEIAQLNRIVNMYIDYAEFQAARGKVMYMKDWKEKLDAFLRFNEQDILQNYGKTSHEVAIALATKEYEVFRKTQDKSYKSDFDKLVEEKKSLDQKSVKT comes from the coding sequence ATGAACAGGAATCATAATGAAATTTTATTCTATGAAACAGATGATGGAAAGGTATGTATTGAAGTTAGATTTGAAAATGAAAATCTATGGCTTACTCAGAAACATATGGCTGAGTTATTTGGCTGTTCAACTGATAATATTTCATTGCACCTAAAAAACATTTATCTATGTAAAGAACTAGATAAAAACTCAACTACCGAGGAATCCTCGATAGTTCAAAAAGAGGGAGAAAGAGAAGTAAAACGTGATGTGGTTTTCTACAATTTAGAGGCTGTGATATCAGTTGGTTATCGTGTCAATTCAGAGCGTGGTGCTGCTTTTCGCACATGGGCAACTGATAAGCTAAAGAAGTATATTTTCAAAGGTTTCGTGATTGATAGCAATAGATTTAAAAATGGCTCTAGATTTGACACTCGGTTTTTTGATGAGTTGCTTGAAGAAATTAGAGAAATTCGTGCAAGTGAGCGTATGGCTTATCAGAAAATCACAGACATTTATGCAACTTCAGTAGACTATGCAAGCTGTTCAACTGAAACAAAAAATTTCTTTGCTATAGTGCAGAATAAATTGCATTTTGCTATTACTGGAAATACAGCAGCAGAAATTATTGCTAACAGAGTGGATAGAAGTAAACCTAATATGGGATTAACAAATTGGCGTAAGGGGCCTAAGGGAAAAATCTTTCTTTCTGACACGCAAGTAGCAAAAAACTATTTAGATAAAAATGAAATTGCTCAGCTAAACAGAATAGTAAATATGTATATAGATTACGCAGAGTTTCAAGCTGCCAGGGGTAAAGTAATGTATATGAAGGATTGGAAAGAGAAACTCGATGCATTTTTAAGATTTAATGAGCAAGATATATTACAGAATTATGGCAAAACCTCTCATGAAGTAGCAATTGCCCTAGCTACAAAAGAATATGAGGTATTTAGAAAAACACAGGATAAGTCATATAAGTCAGACTTTGATAAATTGGTGGAAGAAAAGAAAAGTCTTGATCAAAAAAGTGTAAAAACTTAG
- a CDS encoding AAA family ATPase, with protein sequence MEQSFFNIGQKIPFFSVKEYLNDQTPIPEDIISPRILTKRGLLVFGGPPKIGKSDFLISWLVYMAAGRSFLGMTPNRPLKIFYMQTEIEYEYMKERLQQLQLDEELLDIAANNLIITPKVHLSFNHDEMSEIKEIVNERFKPDVLAIDPLRNIFSSEYGNENDNSAMLFFLQKTLEKLRSAVNPDACIVLTHHTKKLSKKMLEEDPFQGLSGAGSLRGFYSTGMVMFSHDEESTVRQIVFELRNGERVASKLVDKINGRWELVDQWSS encoded by the coding sequence ATGGAACAAAGCTTTTTCAATATCGGTCAAAAAATTCCCTTTTTCAGTGTGAAAGAATACTTGAATGATCAAACGCCAATACCAGAGGATATAATCTCACCAAGAATTCTAACTAAAAGAGGTTTGTTAGTATTTGGTGGCCCTCCTAAGATTGGCAAAAGCGACTTTTTGATCTCTTGGCTTGTTTACATGGCTGCTGGTAGATCATTTCTCGGTATGACACCAAATAGACCTTTGAAAATTTTCTACATGCAAACTGAAATTGAATATGAATATATGAAAGAACGTTTGCAACAACTTCAACTTGATGAGGAACTTTTGGATATAGCTGCTAACAACTTAATCATTACGCCAAAGGTGCACTTATCATTTAATCATGATGAAATGAGTGAAATTAAGGAAATTGTGAATGAACGCTTTAAACCTGATGTTTTGGCCATAGATCCATTACGTAACATCTTTAGCAGCGAGTATGGAAATGAAAATGATAATAGTGCTATGCTGTTTTTTCTGCAAAAGACTCTTGAAAAGCTGCGCAGTGCTGTCAATCCAGATGCTTGTATTGTACTCACTCATCATACAAAAAAATTATCGAAAAAGATGCTGGAAGAAGATCCATTTCAGGGTTTAAGCGGTGCTGGTTCTTTGAGGGGATTTTATAGTACTGGCATGGTGATGTTTTCTCATGATGAAGAAAGTACTGTACGTCAGATAGTATTTGAACTGCGTAATGGTGAACGTGTGGCAAGCAAGCTTGTCGATAAGATAAATGGTCGTTGGGAGCTTGTAGACCAATGGAGCAGCTGA